A DNA window from Solanum lycopersicum chromosome 3, SLM_r2.1 contains the following coding sequences:
- the LOC138347660 gene encoding uncharacterized protein, with translation MNTWGTKGLRTGAAAARGNQNPPQAPAEGVAMPVNPAGLTDAEVRASLAQMAQAITMQAQAMTAQVNRQDVLRENPPARSIADRLRDFTRMNPPIFTGAKTSEDPQEFIDELHKILVAMGATYIEKAELASYQLKDVAQTWCKMWRDSRVLGGVPVTWELFKTAFLERFFPREMKEAKVEEFINLKQGSMTVREYSLKFVKLSRYATPLVSTSREEMSRFLTGINGDLEEDCRAAMLHDNMDLSRLMMHVQQVEDSRKRRGVRDVRRPRPQDQAGPSHGGHRNNFSVREQPKFKKGQQSAGNSDPQRNTTPRGGRPEPKRGNGGEMQRPRKTCTKCGRMHLGECRQGTNACFGCGKSGHMVIDCPQNRGQAGGNAQPRPTPHNAAAAEPPKRNRFYALKGREEQEKSADVVTGMLQVFSTSVYALLDPGSTLSFVTPLLALTFEILPEVLHDPIVVSTPLGENVRTERVYKNCPIVVSGKAIKCEFWLRSVTFLGHVVSDQGVEVDPRKTEAVKKWPKPLTPTDIRSFLGLAGYYRRWLELLKDYDMNVHYHPGKANVVADALSRMSMGSTAHVEDEKKELVKEVHRLARLGVRLPTRKAIVPYLFIFVAIG, from the exons atgaatacCTGGGGAACTAAGGGTCTGAGGACGGGAGCAGCAGCAGCTAGGGGTAATCagaatccaccccaggctccagctgaaggagtggccatgccagtgaacccagctgggttgactgatgcggaggtgagggcatctctagcccagatggcacaggccatcacgatgcaggcccaagctatgactgcccaagtcaaCCGGCAGGATGTTCTAAGGGAAAACCCACCGGCTCGCAGCATAGCTGACAGACtgcgagacttcacgaggatgaatcctccaattttCACAGGGGCTAAGACTTCAGAAGATCCCCAGGAATTTATAGACGAGTTGCATAAGATACTGGTGGCCATGGGGGCCACTTatattgagaaggctgagttggcttcctaccagctcaaagatgttgcacagacttggtgcaaaatGTGGCGAGATAGCCGTGTCCTAGGAGGGGTGCCAGTCACCTGGGAGCTGTTCAAGACAGCATTTTTGGAAaggttcttccctagagagatgaaagaggccaaggttgaggagttcatcaacctcaagcaaggATCCATGactgtcagggagtattccctgaagtttgtgaagTTATCAAG gtatgctactccCTTGGTTTCTACCAGCAGGGAGGAGATGAGCAGattcctcacaggaatcaatGGAGACCTGGAGGAAGATTGTCGggctgcgatgctccatgataatatggacctttctagattaatgatgcatgtccagcaggtagaggacagccgaaagaggagaggtgtacgtgatgttaggaggcctaggcctcaagatcaggcaggtcccagtcatggaggccatagaaacaattttagcGTCCGCGAGCAGCCCAAATTCAAGAAGGGGCAACAGAGTGCTGGAAATTCTGACCCTCAGAGAAATACAACGCCTAGAGGAGGCAGACCCGAACCCAAGaggggcaatggaggtgagatgcagcgtcCAAGGAAgacttgtactaagtgtggccGAATGCACCTTGGAGAATGtagacagggcactaatgcctgtttcggttgtggtaagagtggacacatggtcATAGACTGTCCCCAGAACAGAGGTCAGGCTGGGGGTAATGCTCAGCCCAGGCCTACCCCACATAATGCAGCAGCAGCCGAACCTCCGAAGAGGAACAGATTTTATGCCTTGAAAGgtagggaggagcaggagaagtccgctgatgtggtcacaggtatgctgcaagtattctcaacttctgtttatgctttacttgatccagggtctacgctttcctttgtaactcctctgCTTGCCCTTACCTTTGAAATACTAcctgaagttctgcatgatcctatagtggttagtacgcctttaggagaaaatgtgagAACCGAAAGGGTATACAAgaattgcccaatagttgtgagtggcaaggctat caagtgtgaattctggctgagatcagtgaccttcctgggccatgttgtgtccgatcaaggTGTAGAAGTGGACCCCAGAAAGACTGAAGCAGTTAAGAAATGGCCAAAGCCTCTTACACCCACCGATATCCGTAGCTttctgggattggctggttactaccgcag atggttggagctgttgaaggattatgacatgaatgtgcactatcatccaggtaaggctaatgttgtggctgatgctttgagcaggatgagcatggggagtacagcccacgttgaggatgagaagaaggagctagtgaaagaGGTACACAGACTGGCCAGGCTGGGTGTAcg GCTTCCTACTCGTAAGGCTATAGTTCCTTATCTCTTCATATTTGTTGCTATTGGCTGA
- the LOC101265812 gene encoding probable pterin-4-alpha-carbinolamine dehydratase, chloroplastic: protein MAAATHLSFSPPISVSSLPLRKPNFVTPNLQTSQSRICTRIRCNTNLLGDFGARDPFPAEVESKFGEKVLGNPDTEHKILIPAASALSLANQECTDISPNQTPLSEFEAKQLLFKVVGWRIANEDGVLKLQCTWKLKDFDCGVELINRIGKVVEGTGHLPTLHQLQQSNQVHAELWTPSIGGLSMNDFIIAAKIDQVKTSDLVPRKRVWA from the exons ATGGCTGCTGCAactcatctttctttttctccacCAATTTCAGTTTCTTCTCTCCCTTTACGCAAACCTAACTTTGTTACTCCCAATCTCCAGACCAGTCAATCTCGAATTTGCACAAGAATACGTTGCAATACTAACTTATTAGGTGATTTTGGGGCCAGAGACCCATTTCCAGCTGAAGTGGAGAGTAAATTTGGTGAAAAGGTTTTGGGTAATCCTGACACGGAGCACAAAATTCTCATCCCAGCTGCCTCTGCTTTGTCCCTTGCTAATCAGGAATGCACTGATATCTCACCCAATCAGACTCCCTTGTCCGAATTTGAAGCTAAACAGCTTTTATTCAAG GTTGTTGGCTGGAGAATAGCAAATGAAGATGGGGTGCTTAAACTACAATGCACATGGAAATTAAAAGACTTTGATTGTGGGGTTGAACTAATCAATAGAATAGGCAAGGTGGTGGAAGGCACAGGGCACCTCCCCACTCTTCATCAATTACAACAGTCTAATCAAGTTCATGCTGAGCTGTGGACTCCTTCGATTG GAGGTTTGAGCATGAATGATTTCATCATAGCTGCTAAAATAGATCAAGTAAAGACATCGGACCTCGTACCAAGAAAAAGAGTCTGGGCATGA
- the LOC109119274 gene encoding uncharacterized protein, whose protein sequence is MPPKRSVRIDAKNKRKMEEMKEEPSSVAVSQQKRTTPANRLPLKPSLQKFCPTPSSFNFNTQQQMQPLTEPENVEVLLKRPFTSFTALLTEEDDDSVVPGSIRHMYDSVDQVIESHSGQVKNMLIDIYMRHFNSISSAANREAEKKLVEKEEELRQAKMRIMELENKVNLLTNHCRKLQNKVASLDVRCAVLDSRLYAAYHLEAQMKQESVESSHVDPHVVELPPPTMVEPPPSVGGNCYACRKNAASIIWPCGHFRVCATCASHLRACPDCHTPKNTVG, encoded by the exons CGGTTCGTATTGATGCAAAGAATAAGAGAAAGATGGAAGAAATGAAAGAGGAACCTTCTTCTGTAGCAGTATCGCAGCAGAAAAGAACAACGCCCGCGAATCGATTGCCCCTCAAGCCTTCCCTCCAGAAATTTTGTCCTACCCCGTCCTCCTTCAACTTCAACACCCAGCAGCAGATGCAGCCCCTTACCGAACCTGAAAATGTGGAAGTACTTTTGAAGAGGCCCTTCACTTCCTTCACCGCCTTATTAACTGAAGAAGATGATGACTCTGTCGTCCCTGGATCTATCAGACACATGTATGATTCTGTTGATCAAGTTATCGAATCACAT AGTGGTCAAGTGAAAAACATGTTGATTGATATTTACATGAGACACTTCAATAGTATTTCAAGCGCGGCAAACAGGGAAGCAGAGAAAAAATTGGTAGAGAAAGAGGAAGAATTAAGGCAGGCGAAGATGAGGATAATGGAATTGGAGAATAAGGTAAACTTGTTAACTAACCATTGCCGAAAGCTGCAAAACAAAGTTGCGAGTCTTGATGTGAGGTGTGCAGTGCTGGACTCTCGTCTTTACGCGGCGTATCACTTAGAGGCACAAATGAAGCAGGAGTCGGTTGAGTCCTCTCATGTTGATCCTCATGTGGTGGAGCTCCCACCACCAACTATGGTGGAGCCACCACCAAGTGTGGGCGGTAACTGTTATGCATGCCGCAAAAATGCCGCTTCTATTATTTGGCCTTGTGGCCATTTTCGTGTCTGTGCAACATGTGCTTCTCATCTCCGTGCTTGCCCTGATTGCCATACTCCCAAGAATACTGTAGGCTAG